One part of the Anaerotruncus rubiinfantis genome encodes these proteins:
- a CDS encoding stage II sporulation protein R, with amino-acid sequence MKRMALISKLDLAVLLGVAVSVLLANIAVFGQECTLVRSDVVRLHIMADSDREADQAVKLRVRDRILADVGDVFAGPHSQQDAKKTAKAHLDEIKAAAEAELAACGVDAPVRVELCNMYFTTRQYEQLFLPAGNYDAVRVTIGSGNGKNWWCVMYPPICVPAANAETREFLDESAEMGEILELNNEPLFKPKLAIVELFEGIFKGPS; translated from the coding sequence ATGAAGCGGATGGCTCTGATCAGCAAGCTCGATCTCGCGGTGCTGCTTGGCGTTGCGGTTTCGGTGCTGCTCGCGAATATCGCCGTGTTCGGACAGGAATGTACGCTGGTGCGTTCGGACGTGGTGCGTTTACATATTATGGCGGATTCCGACCGGGAGGCCGACCAGGCGGTCAAGCTGCGGGTGCGCGACCGGATTCTGGCGGATGTAGGCGATGTATTCGCCGGACCCCACAGTCAACAGGATGCGAAAAAAACTGCAAAAGCACATCTCGATGAGATCAAAGCCGCCGCCGAGGCGGAACTTGCGGCCTGTGGGGTGGATGCGCCGGTTCGGGTGGAACTGTGCAATATGTATTTTACGACCCGGCAGTATGAGCAGCTGTTCCTGCCGGCGGGAAATTACGATGCGGTGCGCGTGACCATCGGAAGCGGAAACGGCAAAAACTGGTGGTGCGTGATGTACCCGCCGATCTGCGTGCCGGCCGCAAATGCAGAAACCCGGGAGTTTCTGGATGAATCAGCGGAGATGGGAGAAATCCTGGAGCTCAACAACGAGCCGCTGTTCAAGCCGAAACTGGCAATTGTGGAGCTGTTCGAAGGGATTTTCAAAGGCCCTTCGTAA
- a CDS encoding CopG family transcriptional regulator produces the protein MDDLKYRKRLSTTVDKGIYKAIYNYSIDSGLPLSRLLDTAIGDFLAKNNIPFEVDGPYKKERIK, from the coding sequence ATGGATGATTTGAAATATCGGAAACGCCTGTCGACTACCGTTGACAAGGGGATTTATAAAGCAATTTACAATTATTCCATCGACAGCGGCCTTCCGCTGTCCCGCCTGCTCGATACAGCGATCGGGGATTTTCTGGCAAAGAACAATATCCCGTTTGAAGTGGACGGGCCTTATAAAAAGGAACGTATCAAATAA